From the Halodesulfovibrio aestuarii DSM 17919 = ATCC 29578 genome, one window contains:
- a CDS encoding peptidylprolyl isomerase: MLDSIRQNSQSWGVKLAFALIVVVFVFWGVGSMNGPSNSALIATVNDTAIMMPEFKRAYELQMNAIKARFPGIDESQFKQLKIGQQVLQGLIARTLLLQEAERLGMTVTPVELKTEIASIPLFQNAQGKFDPEVYKQMLAAQGMSAGSFERQFKEDLLTKKVRENAVISASVSDDEAHEAFVYASEKRSMDYILYSAVDFMKKATVTDDEIKAFYDAKIGRYAVPAQVVIKYLAITPEGLASTVTVDEAAAEAYYADNQSSFRKEEQADASHILVALDENASDKEVAAATKKIEKVLKLARSGKDFGKLAKKYSEGPSAATGGALGTFSRGQMVKPFEDAVFSMKEGEISEPIRTRFGLHIIKLNKLEKARIPAFEEVKGQIMTKLAKDQAADKVTTTLDVVMEQMLSGKSLEDIAKEQKLTLMTSPEFSREQAPVAVGVTKEAAEELFSVPAGTAVDTPLEANDGYVVARVEKSKPESSMPLEQVSASIKEQLVADKSVELAFEAAKGASTNVLAGNIDGQPKVQTSPLVERKGFIPGVGSAEDVVKAVFDADGNKWMGPYKTPSGAVFVRLNKVDQPSDEVWQAAKEEVHKTLLARKKQQMEQSFIKSLADKAEIVIKNNELLDKL, encoded by the coding sequence CGATTCGGCAAAATTCCCAATCCTGGGGTGTTAAACTTGCCTTTGCTCTCATAGTAGTAGTTTTTGTGTTCTGGGGCGTTGGCTCTATGAATGGCCCTTCAAACTCTGCTTTGATAGCTACTGTAAACGATACTGCGATTATGATGCCTGAGTTCAAGCGAGCATATGAACTTCAGATGAATGCCATTAAAGCGCGTTTTCCCGGTATTGACGAATCTCAGTTTAAACAGCTGAAAATTGGTCAGCAGGTACTGCAGGGTCTTATTGCCCGCACTCTCCTGCTTCAGGAAGCAGAACGTCTTGGCATGACCGTGACTCCTGTTGAATTAAAAACAGAGATCGCATCTATTCCTTTGTTCCAGAATGCTCAGGGCAAGTTCGATCCTGAAGTGTACAAGCAGATGCTAGCTGCACAGGGAATGTCTGCCGGTAGCTTTGAACGTCAGTTCAAAGAAGACCTTTTAACCAAAAAAGTTCGTGAGAATGCTGTAATTTCTGCAAGCGTTTCTGACGACGAGGCTCACGAAGCATTCGTATACGCCAGTGAAAAACGTTCTATGGACTACATTTTGTACTCCGCAGTTGATTTCATGAAGAAAGCAACTGTAACTGATGACGAAATCAAAGCGTTTTACGATGCAAAAATTGGCCGTTATGCTGTACCTGCTCAGGTAGTAATCAAGTACCTTGCAATTACTCCTGAAGGTCTTGCAAGCACCGTAACTGTTGATGAAGCCGCAGCTGAGGCATACTATGCTGATAACCAGAGCTCCTTCCGTAAAGAAGAACAAGCAGATGCCAGCCATATCCTTGTGGCACTTGATGAAAATGCGTCTGATAAAGAAGTAGCTGCTGCAACCAAAAAGATTGAAAAAGTGCTTAAGCTTGCCCGAAGTGGTAAAGACTTCGGTAAGCTTGCAAAGAAATACTCTGAAGGTCCTTCCGCCGCTACTGGTGGCGCACTCGGAACTTTCAGCCGCGGACAGATGGTTAAGCCGTTTGAAGACGCAGTATTCTCCATGAAAGAAGGTGAGATCTCTGAACCTATCCGCACTCGTTTCGGTCTGCATATTATCAAGCTGAACAAGCTTGAAAAAGCCCGTATCCCTGCCTTTGAAGAAGTTAAGGGTCAGATTATGACCAAACTTGCAAAAGATCAGGCTGCAGACAAAGTGACTACCACTCTTGATGTTGTGATGGAGCAGATGCTTTCTGGTAAGTCTTTAGAAGACATTGCTAAAGAGCAGAAACTTACTCTCATGACTTCTCCTGAGTTTTCACGTGAACAGGCTCCTGTCGCTGTGGGCGTTACCAAGGAAGCAGCTGAAGAGTTGTTCTCCGTTCCTGCAGGCACAGCTGTAGATACTCCGCTTGAAGCAAACGACGGCTATGTTGTTGCTCGAGTTGAAAAATCTAAGCCGGAATCAAGCATGCCGCTTGAACAGGTTTCTGCATCCATTAAAGAGCAGCTTGTGGCGGACAAGTCCGTAGAGCTTGCTTTTGAGGCTGCAAAAGGTGCTTCCACAAACGTACTCGCTGGCAACATTGATGGCCAGCCAAAAGTACAGACTTCTCCGCTTGTTGAGCGTAAGGGCTTTATCCCGGGCGTTGGTTCCGCTGAAGATGTTGTGAAAGCAGTGTTTGATGCTGACGGTAACAAGTGGATGGGACCTTACAAAACTCCTTCAGGTGCTGTATTTGTTCGTTTGAATAAAGTTGACCAGCCATCCGATGAAGTGTGGCAGGCAGCAAAAGAAGAAGTTCATAAAACTCTTCTTGCGCGCAAAAAGCAGCAGATGGAACAGAGCTTTATAAAGTCTCTTGCTGACAAGGCAGAGATTGTTATCAAGAACAACGAACTTCTTGATAAGCTGTAG
- a CDS encoding DUF2188 domain-containing protein has protein sequence MKRTTYFVRSYGGKWKVKREGADREYCVCDTKYEGIRIARKLAHEVAPAQIIIENDDGTFQQEWTHKDCSVLFEKRGQQRGK, from the coding sequence ATGAAACGAACTACGTATTTTGTCCGCTCATATGGCGGGAAATGGAAGGTGAAGAGGGAGGGGGCTGACCGGGAATATTGTGTGTGTGACACAAAATATGAAGGTATCCGCATTGCTCGGAAGCTGGCTCATGAGGTTGCTCCAGCGCAGATTATTATTGAAAATGATGACGGAACATTTCAGCAGGAATGGACACATAAAGATTGTTCCGTCCTGTTTGAAAAAAGAGGACAGCAACGCGGGAAGTAG
- a CDS encoding NAD(P)/FAD-dependent oxidoreductase yields MAKLALVGAGHAHMTLMTNIKDLIDQGHSVDVIGPGKRHYYSGMGPGMLGGTYSPSEISFPVQRMCEEQGATFHLDECVGVDPEKKLIKLKSGKEVAYDVASFNTGSSIVDDIVAPDSKDIYTVKPIERLFEGRERIFELAKKDSLSIGVVGGGPAGVEVAGNAWAAAQEAGANATVHLYYGKSFMKRAPDRVRNLTKKILEKHDIQFIGGEYVSQVSTGKITLADGTSYSDDIIFIAMGVRPRPIFEHSGLPYGKDGGLLVNKYLQSPKYDNIFGGGDCIWFDPQPLDKVGVYAVRQNQVLNDNVMARLNNEPLHEFKPGGSYLLIYNTGGNTGVLHKFGISFNGHRAFAIKDYIDSKFIKKFKPDYDN; encoded by the coding sequence ATGGCAAAACTCGCACTCGTAGGCGCAGGACACGCCCACATGACTCTCATGACCAATATAAAAGATCTGATAGATCAGGGCCATTCTGTCGACGTAATCGGCCCGGGGAAAAGACATTATTATTCAGGAATGGGCCCGGGGATGTTAGGTGGCACGTATTCTCCAAGTGAGATCAGCTTTCCAGTACAGCGCATGTGTGAAGAACAGGGGGCCACGTTCCACCTAGACGAATGTGTCGGAGTTGACCCTGAAAAAAAACTCATCAAATTAAAGTCCGGCAAAGAGGTCGCATACGATGTCGCCTCGTTCAACACTGGAAGCTCTATTGTTGATGACATTGTAGCGCCTGACTCTAAAGACATATATACAGTAAAGCCCATTGAGCGGTTATTTGAAGGCCGAGAGCGTATTTTTGAGTTAGCAAAAAAAGACTCCCTCAGTATAGGAGTTGTAGGCGGTGGCCCTGCCGGAGTTGAAGTTGCAGGAAATGCATGGGCAGCTGCACAAGAGGCCGGTGCCAATGCCACGGTTCATCTGTACTATGGTAAGAGTTTTATGAAACGGGCTCCCGATAGGGTACGCAATTTGACCAAAAAAATTCTTGAGAAACACGATATTCAATTCATTGGCGGTGAATATGTTTCTCAGGTTTCTACTGGTAAAATTACACTTGCTGATGGAACATCATACAGCGACGACATCATATTTATTGCGATGGGCGTTCGTCCGCGTCCTATTTTTGAACATTCCGGTCTCCCCTATGGCAAAGATGGAGGTCTGCTTGTGAACAAATACCTGCAGAGCCCTAAGTACGATAATATCTTTGGTGGCGGAGACTGCATATGGTTCGACCCGCAGCCGCTGGATAAAGTCGGAGTCTATGCTGTACGCCAAAATCAAGTACTCAACGATAACGTTATGGCACGGTTAAATAATGAACCGTTGCATGAATTCAAACCGGGTGGCTCCTACCTCCTGATTTACAACACAGGCGGTAACACAGGTGTACTGCACAAGTTTGGCATAAGCTTTAACGGACACCGAGCCTTTGCCATTAAGGACTACATTGATTCCAAGTTCATAAAAAAATTTAAGCCGGATTATGACAACTAA
- a CDS encoding rhodanese-like domain-containing protein has protein sequence MHWKQFLTPVQSVAPQKALAMLNSDSSIQLIDVRQPVEYSDGHIPGAKLIPLGNLLDQLCELDKEKPVLVYCAIGGRSRVAAQLLSGQKFQNVYNITGGLKSWKGWESTGQYDQGLQLFTGLESLEEILLVAYTMELALNEFYTEMANHVTNKQAASLFLSLANIEKEHETNIASQYAEFTGKVFPKNLNASETLEGGLTTAEYMSRLGADMETPHDILIFAMSIECQAMDLYLRASDKAPNAAIKKELLLLSSEEKSHLNRLADVMDSIYVSKE, from the coding sequence ATGCATTGGAAACAGTTTCTTACCCCTGTCCAGTCAGTAGCACCCCAAAAAGCTCTCGCTATGCTTAACAGTGATAGCTCTATTCAGCTCATCGATGTCCGTCAGCCCGTCGAATATAGTGATGGTCATATTCCAGGAGCAAAACTTATCCCTCTTGGTAACTTGTTGGATCAACTATGCGAACTGGATAAAGAAAAACCAGTTCTGGTATATTGCGCAATCGGCGGACGCAGCCGTGTGGCGGCTCAGTTACTTTCTGGTCAAAAATTCCAAAACGTCTACAATATTACTGGTGGATTAAAAAGTTGGAAAGGCTGGGAGAGCACCGGGCAATACGACCAAGGCTTACAATTGTTTACCGGACTTGAGTCACTTGAGGAGATTCTTCTCGTTGCTTACACTATGGAACTTGCCCTTAACGAATTTTACACAGAGATGGCCAATCATGTCACAAATAAACAGGCAGCGTCTCTCTTCTTGAGCCTTGCCAATATTGAAAAAGAACATGAAACAAATATAGCTTCTCAGTATGCTGAATTTACGGGAAAAGTTTTCCCCAAGAATCTTAACGCATCAGAAACACTTGAAGGTGGTCTCACCACGGCTGAATACATGTCTCGGCTCGGCGCAGACATGGAAACTCCGCATGATATTTTAATTTTTGCCATGTCTATTGAATGTCAGGCTATGGATCTGTACCTGCGGGCATCTGATAAGGCTCCGAATGCAGCAATAAAGAAAGAGTTATTACTACTTTCTTCTGAAGAAAAATCCCATCTCAACCGTCTGGCTGATGTTATGGACTCGATATATGTTTCGAAAGAATAA
- a CDS encoding peroxiredoxin, with the protein MTTLFPLLGDPLPQLTVKTTHGTMTIPDAMKGNWFILFSHPADFTPVCTTEFVGFQKRIKEFDALGCKLVGISMDQIFAHIKWIEWIKEQTGVEITFPVIADYGDVAEKLGMIHPGKGTNTVRAVFFIDPNGIVRTIFYYPQEIGRNISEILRTVRALQTSDKNKVAIPANWPKNELIGDRVIIPPAQTVNDAKVRLDTHEGYDWWFCHKELKNNK; encoded by the coding sequence ATGACAACCCTATTCCCATTGCTAGGCGACCCGCTTCCGCAGCTAACTGTGAAAACGACGCACGGCACAATGACTATTCCTGATGCAATGAAAGGAAACTGGTTTATTCTTTTCAGTCATCCAGCTGATTTTACACCTGTTTGTACCACAGAATTTGTCGGCTTTCAAAAGCGTATTAAAGAGTTCGATGCGCTTGGTTGCAAATTAGTCGGCATTTCTATGGATCAAATTTTTGCGCATATTAAATGGATAGAGTGGATTAAAGAACAGACCGGAGTAGAAATCACATTTCCTGTAATTGCAGATTATGGCGACGTGGCAGAAAAGCTTGGCATGATCCATCCCGGTAAAGGTACAAACACGGTTCGTGCAGTATTCTTCATTGACCCGAACGGCATCGTCCGCACCATTTTCTACTATCCACAAGAAATTGGCCGTAATATTAGTGAAATACTCCGCACTGTGCGCGCGCTGCAAACTTCTGATAAAAACAAAGTTGCCATTCCGGCTAATTGGCCCAAAAATGAACTCATTGGTGACCGCGTCATTATTCCGCCAGCACAAACCGTTAACGACGCTAAAGTTCGTTTGGACACTCATGAAGGATACGACTGGTGGTTCTGCCATAAGGAACTCAAAAACAATAAATAG
- a CDS encoding sensor domain-containing diguanylate cyclase: protein MNLSKDVLFFAEQLSNGVMIFSPECEILYTNPIAKNMWDHESHSVMEGFATGFGEKTISQYEHPVMQAIQSNRSVSQTLLRQRGAEKSIPQWVKMTASPIQDAGQLKYVVLSLEDVTQSKHVSDILTSRSYMLDQLDVVDSITGLYNSSYVPVLLERTVSDVIEKKTSLSVCVFDIDHFTRLNEAQGRRCGDDVLRYLTALLGQHMREGDVMARTGGGEFLVLLPSCEAKEALERMETFGTQLRSAALPCSVRPITVSGGIAEMAEDEKGVQLVERADSLLYLAKLDGRDKFLTEDVV, encoded by the coding sequence ATGAATCTGTCTAAAGATGTCTTGTTCTTCGCTGAGCAGCTTTCCAATGGAGTTATGATTTTTTCTCCTGAATGCGAGATTCTGTACACAAATCCGATAGCGAAAAACATGTGGGACCATGAATCCCATAGTGTCATGGAAGGTTTTGCAACTGGTTTCGGTGAGAAAACAATTTCTCAGTACGAGCATCCAGTAATGCAGGCAATTCAGTCAAACCGCTCGGTTTCACAAACTCTTCTTAGACAGAGGGGAGCCGAAAAAAGTATTCCGCAATGGGTGAAAATGACAGCAAGTCCTATTCAGGATGCAGGGCAGTTGAAGTATGTTGTCCTTTCTCTTGAGGACGTGACACAGAGTAAGCATGTGTCAGATATTTTAACCTCCCGTTCGTATATGCTTGATCAACTTGATGTTGTTGACTCTATTACGGGATTATATAATTCGAGCTATGTTCCCGTATTATTGGAAAGAACTGTGTCTGATGTGATTGAAAAAAAGACGTCACTTAGTGTCTGTGTTTTCGATATTGACCATTTTACCCGTTTAAATGAAGCGCAGGGTAGGCGTTGCGGGGATGATGTGTTGCGGTATCTGACAGCGTTGCTGGGGCAGCATATGCGTGAAGGTGATGTAATGGCGCGAACTGGTGGCGGGGAATTTTTAGTGTTGTTACCTTCGTGTGAGGCCAAGGAAGCGCTTGAACGGATGGAAACTTTTGGAACGCAATTGCGTAGCGCAGCTCTGCCGTGTTCAGTAAGACCTATTACGGTAAGTGGTGGTATTGCAGAAATGGCAGAAGATGAGAAAGGTGTACAGCTTGTAGAGCGTGCAGATAGTTTACTGTATCTAGCAAAACTGGATGGACGTGATAAGTTTCTTACGGAGGATGTTGTATAG